A window of Marinobacter salarius contains these coding sequences:
- a CDS encoding TerB family tellurite resistance protein — MIERLKSLFGSPEDEPTQPDSHQLAVAATALMVQLARVDNDQDDEELKTIISFAVEAHQVTRDEAEEILQDALSHADDATSLYEFTGMINEQLDQSEKQRLLESIWRVAFADGRIDKYEEHLIRRMADLLHLNHREFMQARHRAEGTD, encoded by the coding sequence ATGATTGAGCGCCTGAAGAGCCTGTTTGGCTCACCCGAAGATGAACCGACGCAGCCTGACAGCCACCAGCTGGCGGTGGCCGCCACCGCCCTGATGGTGCAATTGGCCCGGGTCGACAACGATCAGGACGACGAGGAGCTCAAGACCATTATCAGCTTCGCTGTCGAAGCCCATCAGGTCACCCGTGACGAAGCGGAAGAGATCCTTCAGGATGCGCTCAGCCACGCGGATGACGCCACTTCTCTTTACGAATTTACCGGCATGATCAATGAACAGCTGGACCAATCGGAGAAACAGCGACTACTCGAGAGCATTTGGCGGGTGGCCTTCGCCGACGGGCGCATAGACAAGTACGAAGAACACCTTATTCGCCGCATGGCCGATCTGCTGCATCTTAACCACAGGGAATTCATGCAGGCCCGCCATCGCGCTGAAGGCACTGACTGA
- the tal gene encoding transaldolase — translation MTSKLEQLKAMTTVVADTGDLEAIAQWKPEDATTNPSLLLKAAASDAYRPMLDEAVAAAREHGGSDAEQLTYATDMLAVLAGKQILGRIPGVVSTEVDARLSFDTDATLARARRLVELYDHLGMDTSRVLIKIASTWEGIRAAEQLEKEGIHCNLTLLFSYIQAAACADAGAFLISPFVGRILDWHLAATGRDAFPAAEDPGVQSVTRIYNYYKANGYKTVVMGASFRNTGEIEMLAGCDRLTISPALLQELENDPGALTRQLSAEGAKSSDRPGDIDERLFRWESNEDAMATEKLADGIRRFTNDQIELENRVRRLSQAA, via the coding sequence ATGACCAGTAAGCTCGAACAACTAAAAGCCATGACCACGGTGGTTGCAGACACCGGGGACCTGGAGGCCATTGCCCAGTGGAAGCCGGAAGACGCCACCACCAATCCGTCGCTTCTTCTCAAGGCTGCGGCTTCCGATGCCTACCGCCCGATGCTGGACGAAGCCGTGGCAGCCGCTCGCGAACACGGCGGTTCCGATGCGGAGCAGCTGACCTACGCGACTGACATGTTGGCCGTACTGGCAGGCAAGCAGATTCTCGGGCGCATACCTGGCGTGGTTTCAACCGAAGTGGATGCCCGGTTGTCCTTCGATACCGATGCCACCCTCGCCCGCGCACGTCGCCTGGTCGAGCTGTATGACCACCTCGGCATGGATACCAGCCGGGTGCTGATCAAGATTGCGTCCACTTGGGAAGGTATTCGCGCCGCTGAGCAGCTGGAGAAAGAGGGTATACACTGCAACCTCACCCTGCTTTTCTCTTATATCCAGGCCGCTGCCTGTGCCGATGCCGGCGCCTTCCTGATCTCGCCGTTCGTGGGCCGTATCCTCGACTGGCACCTGGCCGCGACGGGTCGTGATGCCTTCCCGGCGGCAGAAGATCCCGGTGTCCAGTCGGTTACCCGCATCTACAATTACTACAAGGCCAACGGCTACAAGACGGTGGTGATGGGCGCCAGTTTCCGCAACACTGGCGAAATTGAAATGCTGGCCGGTTGTGACCGTCTGACAATCAGCCCAGCCCTACTTCAGGAACTGGAGAACGATCCCGGCGCGCTGACACGCCAACTGTCCGCTGAGGGAGCGAAGAGCTCTGACCGGCCGGGCGACATTGATGAACGCCTGTTCCGCTGGGAGTCCAACGAAGATGCCATGGCCACGGAAAAACTCGCCGATGGCATACGTCGCTTTACCAACGACCAGATAGAACTTGAGAACCGCGTCCGCCGCCTGTCCCAGGCCGCTTGA
- the dusA gene encoding tRNA dihydrouridine(20/20a) synthase DusA: MNAPQETPTLKPSRRFCVAPMMDWTTSHYRYLARQLSRHTLLYTEMVTTGALIHGDTARFLRHDPTEYPLALQLGGSNPQELAHCAKLAEQYGFDEVNLNVGCPSDRVQNNMIGACLMAHPDKVAEGVQAMIAATSLPVTVKHRIGIDGRESWDDLCEFIEKVSQAGCRTFIVHARIAVLEGLSPKENRDIPPLKYDWVYRLKARYPHLEIIINGGIKTFAECREHLEHTDGVMLGREAYHNPWLLAGVDTEFFGQPMPIFSRHEALRAVLPFIQSELDRGVYLSHISRHLMGLFHGQPGGRQFRRYISENAHKPGSGIEVIERAMAKVPEPAETTVVPA, encoded by the coding sequence ATGAACGCGCCCCAGGAAACTCCCACTCTGAAGCCCTCCCGCCGCTTCTGCGTGGCCCCGATGATGGACTGGACCACCAGCCACTATCGCTATCTGGCGCGCCAACTCAGCCGGCACACCCTGCTGTACACCGAGATGGTCACGACCGGCGCACTGATCCACGGTGATACCGCTCGATTTCTGCGGCACGATCCGACGGAATACCCGCTGGCGCTGCAACTGGGTGGCAGCAATCCGCAGGAACTGGCCCATTGCGCCAAACTGGCTGAACAGTACGGGTTTGATGAAGTAAACCTGAACGTGGGCTGCCCCAGCGACCGGGTACAGAACAACATGATCGGTGCCTGCCTGATGGCACACCCCGATAAAGTCGCTGAGGGCGTGCAAGCAATGATCGCCGCCACCAGCCTGCCGGTAACCGTCAAACACCGTATCGGGATTGATGGCCGTGAATCCTGGGACGACCTTTGTGAGTTTATCGAGAAGGTATCCCAGGCCGGTTGTCGTACCTTTATCGTGCATGCCCGGATTGCCGTTCTCGAAGGCCTGAGCCCCAAAGAAAACCGGGACATACCGCCGCTGAAGTACGACTGGGTTTATCGCCTTAAAGCCCGCTACCCGCATCTTGAGATCATCATTAACGGTGGTATCAAGACCTTTGCCGAATGCCGGGAACACCTCGAACACACCGACGGCGTCATGCTCGGGCGCGAGGCCTACCATAACCCCTGGCTGCTGGCTGGCGTGGATACCGAGTTTTTCGGGCAGCCCATGCCGATTTTTTCACGGCACGAAGCATTACGAGCTGTATTACCATTCATTCAGAGTGAACTGGACCGTGGCGTTTACCTCAGCCACATCTCTCGTCACCTGATGGGCCTGTTCCACGGGCAGCCCGGGGGTCGCCAGTTCCGGCGCTACATCAGTGAGAACGCCCACAAGCCCGGGTCCGGCATTGAAGTCATCGAACGGGCCATGGCGAAAGTTCCCGAGCCTGCCGAGACCACGGTAGTGCCAGCCTGA
- a CDS encoding CLCA_X family protein translates to MTGQGPVSFVDVRRRFEFRSIEVGRWVAPPERDRAAGRFYEALCDLMSILQGPEHLISLRGSLGLQYGIGGRPGVAAHYIPATRQLALAKNAGAGSLAHEWFHAFDHYMGHKAFRGLASGGFASSGWLDSADQKEHPLNKRLGACFQAILLNEDGTSPSSLFQCSKRADTQMKVLYYARPEELCARAFEAFVEDSHPQNSFLVRGTVYSDEAKAGLYPEGHQRQRINDAFQCYFMALGAALYREHAEVGPVGQSLSSAS, encoded by the coding sequence ATGACTGGACAAGGCCCGGTATCTTTTGTTGACGTTAGGCGCCGGTTCGAATTTCGGAGCATTGAAGTGGGTCGTTGGGTTGCGCCGCCTGAACGGGACCGGGCGGCAGGCAGGTTCTATGAGGCTTTGTGCGATCTTATGAGTATCCTCCAGGGCCCGGAACATCTGATCTCGTTGCGTGGATCACTGGGGTTGCAGTACGGGATCGGCGGCCGGCCGGGCGTTGCCGCGCACTACATCCCTGCAACCCGGCAATTGGCGCTGGCGAAGAATGCGGGGGCAGGCAGTCTGGCCCACGAATGGTTTCACGCTTTCGATCATTACATGGGGCATAAGGCGTTCCGCGGCCTGGCGAGTGGCGGCTTCGCGTCCAGTGGTTGGCTGGATAGCGCCGACCAGAAGGAACATCCTCTCAACAAACGATTGGGCGCCTGTTTTCAGGCCATCTTGCTGAATGAGGATGGCACCAGCCCCAGTTCGTTGTTTCAGTGCTCGAAGCGGGCGGATACGCAGATGAAGGTGCTTTATTACGCGAGGCCTGAAGAACTCTGTGCCCGGGCATTTGAAGCATTTGTTGAAGACAGCCACCCTCAGAACAGCTTTCTGGTCAGGGGCACAGTATACTCCGACGAGGCCAAGGCAGGCCTTTATCCGGAAGGGCATCAGCGCCAGCGAATTAACGACGCATTTCAGTGTTACTTTATGGCGCTGGGTGCTGCGCTTTACCGCGAGCACGCTGAAGTTGGCCCTGTTGGCCAATCTCTGTCATCTGCTTCCTGA
- a CDS encoding SDR family oxidoreductase, producing MNDCIFITGAGAGIGLETARLFASKGWFVGAADRDETALISLRSELGDEQCSTHVMDVTDETSVRQGLAEFAGRTGGQLRLLHNNAGILKVGPFEEISLAAHRAVVEVNVIGLMTVLHAAFPYLKATPGAQVVNMSSASAAYGIPDFASYSASKHAVRAMTEALDIEWEPHGIRVCDLMPPFVNTGMVQQNEQGSRLFERLGVNLTPDVVAAQVWAQVEQPRLHRPISMQFKALWPIAKSAPTSVTRRVLSKLWRP from the coding sequence ATGAACGACTGCATTTTTATCACTGGTGCTGGCGCCGGTATTGGCCTTGAGACCGCCCGTCTTTTTGCCTCCAAGGGATGGTTTGTCGGTGCTGCGGACCGGGATGAGACGGCCCTGATATCACTTAGGAGTGAGCTGGGGGATGAGCAGTGCAGTACCCACGTTATGGACGTGACGGACGAGACGTCGGTCAGGCAAGGGCTCGCAGAGTTTGCCGGTCGTACGGGAGGCCAGTTAAGGCTGCTTCACAATAATGCTGGCATTCTGAAGGTTGGGCCGTTCGAGGAGATCAGCTTGGCCGCGCATCGGGCCGTGGTAGAGGTTAATGTGATTGGACTGATGACGGTTTTGCACGCCGCGTTTCCGTATCTGAAGGCAACGCCAGGTGCCCAGGTGGTGAATATGAGTTCAGCGTCTGCCGCCTATGGGATTCCGGATTTCGCGTCCTACTCCGCTAGTAAACACGCGGTACGTGCGATGACCGAGGCCCTGGATATTGAATGGGAACCACACGGTATCCGTGTGTGTGATCTGATGCCTCCGTTCGTGAATACCGGCATGGTGCAGCAGAACGAGCAGGGATCCCGTTTATTTGAGCGCCTGGGCGTTAACCTGACTCCGGACGTTGTTGCAGCGCAGGTGTGGGCTCAGGTAGAGCAGCCGCGCCTGCATCGACCGATTTCGATGCAGTTCAAAGCATTGTGGCCCATTGCCAAATCCGCGCCGACCTCAGTGACCCGACGAGTGTTGAGCAAACTCTGGCGTCCGTAG
- a CDS encoding AEC family transporter has product MPVMIQALLPVFVLILLGYFFRRWHFPGGDFWPQAERFTYYVLFPAMLIFKLGQAQVPASAYGDILILIVAMLAVMTLLLVALQWFWRWPGPVFSSVFQGSLRFNSYVALATAGMLLGDDGLSLIAIAVAVKVPLLNLLCILMFSVVAGQGAVKLKPVFKAVVSNPLIIGSVVGMFWSYFQIGFHPLVAGILEPLSDLALPLGLMTVGAGLQLKALRGASMPFLVSSVAKLVGFPLLTAGLALLLGLEGMMVQVAILLAALPTATSSYILARQLGGDAPLMAGIISGQTLLAMVTIPLLLGILW; this is encoded by the coding sequence ATGCCGGTCATGATTCAGGCTCTATTGCCGGTGTTTGTGTTGATCCTGTTGGGTTATTTTTTCCGGCGCTGGCATTTTCCAGGGGGCGATTTCTGGCCCCAGGCCGAGCGGTTTACCTATTACGTTCTCTTCCCTGCGATGTTGATCTTCAAGCTGGGCCAGGCTCAGGTGCCAGCGTCAGCTTACGGCGATATTCTCATTCTGATCGTTGCTATGCTGGCGGTCATGACGTTGTTGCTGGTTGCCCTGCAGTGGTTCTGGCGTTGGCCGGGGCCGGTATTTTCTTCGGTATTCCAGGGTAGTCTTCGTTTCAACTCCTATGTTGCCCTGGCAACGGCAGGTATGTTGCTAGGGGATGACGGCCTGTCGCTGATTGCCATTGCCGTAGCAGTGAAAGTGCCGTTGCTGAACCTGCTTTGCATCCTGATGTTTTCCGTGGTGGCGGGGCAGGGTGCGGTGAAACTGAAGCCCGTATTCAAGGCTGTCGTCTCCAACCCACTGATCATTGGCTCGGTGGTTGGGATGTTCTGGAGCTATTTCCAGATTGGCTTCCATCCACTGGTGGCCGGTATTCTCGAGCCATTAAGTGACCTCGCGTTGCCGCTGGGCTTGATGACGGTGGGTGCTGGCCTGCAGCTAAAGGCGCTACGCGGCGCCTCCATGCCATTTCTGGTGTCCTCGGTAGCGAAGCTGGTAGGTTTTCCGCTGCTTACGGCAGGATTGGCCCTGTTGCTGGGCCTGGAAGGGATGATGGTTCAGGTGGCAATACTGCTGGCAGCGCTGCCAACAGCCACTTCTTCTTACATACTGGCGCGCCAACTCGGTGGTGACGCACCCTTGATGGCGGGCATCATCAGTGGCCAGACCTTGCTGGCCATGGTGACTATTCCCCTGCTACTGGGCATCCTCTGGTAA
- a CDS encoding zinc ABC transporter substrate-binding protein: MTTSRFTGLIALGAATLLASASTLAGTQVVTSLKPIELLVRAIAADDVEITTLVQPGASPHNYSMKPSQRRALETADAIFWVGPEMETFLTRLLGGSEFRDRTYSLMHGDNMPEVQSDNDHGDHDEHGHHNHHNDHEESGGHDDHRHDHGSGEDPHIWLDPALAVEMARDVHRVLATLEGANTSVLDANLARFEQAIAEAEAAITQRLDPVRDIDLFTYHDAFTRFVGHYNLNLEGILTLNPELSPGAGHIAEVQEKLRNANQPCLLTEPQFNRQWWRSITEGLDITFSTWDPLATDIETDQDGYIVFQQSLADAVLKCLPEDAQ; encoded by the coding sequence ATGACCACTAGCCGCTTTACAGGCCTCATCGCATTGGGTGCAGCCACGCTCCTGGCATCCGCCAGCACCCTGGCAGGCACTCAGGTTGTCACCTCCCTCAAGCCCATCGAACTGCTGGTGAGAGCCATAGCCGCTGACGATGTGGAAATCACCACACTGGTCCAGCCTGGCGCCAGCCCGCACAACTACTCAATGAAACCCTCACAACGCAGGGCACTGGAAACTGCTGACGCCATTTTCTGGGTGGGCCCTGAGATGGAAACCTTCCTGACACGGCTGCTCGGCGGAAGCGAGTTCCGGGACCGCACTTACTCACTCATGCACGGTGATAACATGCCGGAAGTGCAGTCAGACAACGATCACGGTGACCATGACGAACATGGGCATCATAACCACCATAACGACCATGAAGAATCAGGCGGTCATGACGACCATCGCCACGATCACGGCTCCGGAGAGGATCCGCACATTTGGCTGGATCCGGCTCTGGCAGTTGAGATGGCGCGGGATGTCCACAGAGTACTCGCAACCCTGGAAGGCGCCAATACCAGCGTGCTTGACGCCAATCTGGCGCGTTTCGAGCAGGCAATCGCCGAGGCCGAGGCAGCCATCACTCAACGCCTGGACCCCGTTCGCGACATTGATCTCTTCACCTACCACGATGCATTCACCCGCTTCGTGGGGCACTACAACCTGAACCTGGAGGGGATTCTGACGCTGAACCCGGAACTGTCGCCAGGTGCCGGCCACATCGCAGAAGTCCAGGAAAAACTGCGCAACGCCAATCAACCCTGCCTGCTGACCGAGCCTCAGTTCAACCGTCAATGGTGGCGCTCGATCACCGAAGGTCTGGACATAACATTCAGTACCTGGGACCCACTCGCCACCGATATTGAAACCGATCAAGACGGCTACATCGTCTTTCAACAGAGCCTTGCAGACGCTGTGCTCAAGTGCTTACCAGAGGATGCCCAGTAG
- the gltX gene encoding glutamate--tRNA ligase has product MTVRTRIAPSPTGDPHVGTAFVALFNLCFARQHGGQFILRIEDTDQVRSTQESEQDILNALRWLGLEWDEGPDVGGPHGPYRQSERKDSYRQYALDLVTQGHAFYCFRTPEELDAIREERKAQGLNPGIKGDLELPEEEVKRRLDAGDPYVIRMKVPEDGVCEIDDMLRGTIEIDWSQVDSQILLKSDGMPTYHLANVVDDHLMEITHVLRGEEWINSAPKHKLLYEYFGWDMPVLCHLPLLRNPDKSKLSKRKNPTSINFYERMGFLPEAVTNYLGRMGWSMPDEREKFTLDEMIENFDIQRVSLGGPVFDVEKLRWLNGQWIRDELSDDQFVERMRHWWFNEQALRDLVPHIKGRAEVFSDVAPMASFMFSGMLNLKPEDFDHNKLDEGQVKRVLQFTLWKLEAQRHWSKENIFADVKALAKAMELKMGDFMFAIFVAVAGTPNSWSVLDSMAILGPDMTRSRLRHALEIMGGFSKKETKRVEKEYAALLAE; this is encoded by the coding sequence ATGACCGTACGTACCCGAATCGCACCGTCTCCCACCGGGGATCCCCACGTTGGCACCGCCTTCGTGGCGCTGTTTAACCTGTGCTTTGCCCGTCAGCACGGTGGCCAGTTCATCCTGCGGATTGAAGACACGGATCAGGTTCGCAGTACGCAGGAATCTGAACAGGACATCCTGAATGCCTTGCGTTGGCTTGGGCTGGAGTGGGACGAAGGCCCTGACGTAGGTGGCCCCCATGGCCCTTACAGGCAATCAGAGCGGAAGGACTCGTATCGTCAATACGCGCTGGACCTTGTCACCCAGGGGCATGCGTTTTATTGCTTCCGCACACCGGAAGAGCTGGATGCCATCCGCGAAGAGCGCAAGGCCCAGGGCCTGAATCCGGGTATCAAGGGTGATCTGGAGCTACCGGAAGAAGAGGTCAAGCGTCGCCTGGATGCCGGTGACCCCTATGTTATCCGGATGAAAGTACCGGAAGACGGCGTTTGTGAAATCGACGATATGTTGCGCGGCACCATCGAAATCGACTGGTCCCAGGTAGACAGTCAGATCCTGTTGAAATCCGACGGCATGCCCACCTACCACCTGGCCAATGTGGTTGACGATCACCTGATGGAAATCACCCACGTGTTGCGTGGAGAAGAGTGGATCAACTCTGCGCCCAAGCACAAATTGCTGTACGAATACTTTGGCTGGGACATGCCGGTACTGTGCCACCTGCCGCTACTGCGCAATCCGGATAAGAGCAAGCTGTCCAAGCGCAAGAACCCCACCAGCATCAACTTCTACGAGCGCATGGGATTCCTGCCGGAAGCGGTTACCAACTACCTGGGCCGTATGGGCTGGTCCATGCCGGATGAGCGCGAGAAATTCACCCTGGATGAAATGATCGAAAACTTCGACATCCAGCGTGTTTCCCTGGGCGGCCCGGTTTTCGACGTGGAAAAGCTGCGCTGGCTCAACGGCCAGTGGATTCGTGACGAACTCAGCGACGACCAGTTCGTCGAGCGCATGCGCCACTGGTGGTTCAACGAACAGGCCCTGCGGGATCTGGTGCCTCACATCAAGGGCCGGGCGGAAGTGTTCAGCGATGTGGCGCCCATGGCCTCGTTCATGTTCTCCGGCATGCTCAACCTCAAGCCGGAAGACTTCGATCACAACAAACTGGATGAAGGCCAGGTCAAACGGGTGCTCCAGTTTACCCTGTGGAAACTGGAAGCCCAGCGCCATTGGAGCAAAGAGAATATCTTTGCCGACGTCAAAGCTCTGGCCAAAGCCATGGAGCTGAAGATGGGTGATTTCATGTTCGCCATCTTCGTCGCTGTCGCCGGTACCCCTAACTCCTGGTCCGTTCTGGACTCCATGGCTATCCTTGGTCCGGACATGACCCGGTCTCGCCTGCGCCATGCCCTTGAGATAATGGGTGGATTCTCCAAGAAGGAAACCAAGCGGGTGGAAAAAGAATACGCGGCATTGCTGGCGGAATAA
- a CDS encoding 6-pyruvoyl trahydropterin synthase family protein, translating into MNHLFVDNLTVIDFAYLDASRGLVGESWIVDVVLGGELDDQGMVFDFSNVKRTIKRVIDERVDHRLVIPRAYKGLEWNEDEPDSFTWHLTDGTRILHRSPDEAVVWLSSDRVVPSAVARLLEQELRAVLPANVTDVDIALREDVIEGAYYHYVHGLKKHMGNCQRIAHGHRSPIRIDRNEHRDRDLENQWAKRWQDIYVGSEEDVTQRWVAEDGTAYVTFEYEANQGEFALTLPESRVYMLDSDTTVELIAAHIAGQLKSEFPEDAIRVKAYEGVGKGAIASR; encoded by the coding sequence ATGAATCACCTTTTTGTAGACAATCTGACGGTTATCGACTTCGCCTACCTGGACGCATCCAGGGGACTGGTGGGGGAAAGCTGGATTGTGGATGTGGTACTCGGTGGTGAGTTGGATGATCAAGGTATGGTGTTTGATTTCAGCAACGTCAAACGCACTATCAAACGGGTCATCGACGAGCGCGTGGACCACCGACTGGTGATCCCGAGAGCCTACAAAGGGCTTGAGTGGAATGAGGATGAGCCAGACAGTTTCACCTGGCATCTGACAGACGGAACCCGGATTCTTCACCGGTCCCCGGACGAAGCGGTGGTGTGGCTGTCGTCTGACCGTGTAGTGCCCTCTGCCGTTGCCCGGCTGTTGGAGCAGGAGTTACGGGCAGTCTTGCCGGCAAACGTGACGGATGTGGATATTGCGTTGCGTGAAGATGTGATTGAAGGTGCCTACTACCACTATGTTCACGGCCTGAAGAAACACATGGGTAATTGCCAGCGAATCGCCCATGGGCATCGCTCGCCTATTCGGATCGACCGCAATGAGCACAGAGATCGGGATCTTGAGAACCAATGGGCCAAGCGGTGGCAGGATATCTATGTGGGCTCCGAGGAGGACGTAACCCAACGCTGGGTGGCCGAGGATGGCACGGCGTACGTCACCTTTGAATACGAGGCCAATCAGGGGGAGTTTGCACTGACATTGCCGGAAAGCCGGGTTTATATGCTGGATTCGGATACCACGGTGGAGCTCATCGCGGCGCACATTGCCGGGCAGTTGAAGTCCGAGTTTCCGGAGGACGCCATTCGTGTCAAGGCATATGAAGGCGTCGGAAAAGGGGCTATAGCGTCCCGCTGA
- a CDS encoding nucleotidyltransferase family protein, translated as MSQGNSDNHNTFAVLVLAAGASRRMGCAKALLPVGSDTLLGHAIVQARLLGGPVTVVAGGWYPLVRYRCRSQPSAWVVARDWQEGMSASLKTGMASLGPRVKGVFVVLLDQPLIPPDAMLALAKVARMTPSQPAAADLQGKPGAPAYIPRRLWPEIMALEGDRGAAAVLARHGATRLAMAGAESDVDVPEDWRRINGELAEQS; from the coding sequence GTGAGCCAGGGCAACTCGGATAACCATAATACGTTTGCTGTGCTGGTTCTGGCTGCGGGCGCTTCGCGACGAATGGGCTGTGCAAAGGCCCTGTTGCCGGTGGGTTCAGACACGCTGTTGGGCCATGCCATCGTTCAGGCCCGGCTGCTTGGCGGACCTGTCACGGTGGTCGCTGGTGGCTGGTATCCCCTGGTCCGCTATCGTTGCCGGAGCCAGCCATCGGCCTGGGTGGTCGCCCGGGATTGGCAGGAAGGGATGTCTGCCTCGCTGAAAACCGGTATGGCAAGCCTTGGGCCGCGAGTGAAAGGTGTGTTTGTGGTGCTGCTGGATCAACCACTAATCCCGCCGGATGCGATGCTTGCGCTCGCCAAAGTGGCGCGAATGACCCCGTCCCAGCCCGCTGCTGCCGACCTACAGGGAAAACCGGGGGCACCGGCTTACATTCCCCGACGTTTATGGCCCGAAATCATGGCCCTCGAAGGGGACAGGGGAGCAGCGGCCGTGCTAGCAAGACATGGCGCGACCCGGTTGGCCATGGCCGGCGCCGAGTCGGACGTGGATGTGCCCGAGGACTGGCGTCGCATCAACGGCGAGTTAGCCGAACAGTCCTGA